The Corynebacterium vitaeruminis DSM 20294 genome window below encodes:
- a CDS encoding membrane protein, translating to MWHAVSFALMDSVNVLLIGLIVAIGVLLPRGGKYGRIMALLVGGDWMGVFLLSLATMFVFDGVQETVRRVLDSPVFGIILIAVGVLGAIMTFRGGDNSGLLERLLPPVQTPTAKTFFAGFFLGVIQSLTSVPFFGGIAVLSVGGFSVAVRYLGMFFYASLALSLPALTAVGVGFVRHYPESPAGRGFEWMRNHGEAVNNWAGYIVSAVLIGLGIVHL from the coding sequence ATGTGGCATGCCGTTAGTTTCGCGTTGATGGATTCCGTCAACGTCTTGCTCATCGGGCTCATCGTCGCCATCGGCGTCCTGCTTCCCCGCGGCGGCAAGTACGGCCGGATCATGGCGCTGTTGGTCGGCGGCGACTGGATGGGGGTCTTCCTCCTGTCGCTGGCCACCATGTTCGTCTTCGACGGGGTGCAGGAGACGGTCCGGCGGGTGCTGGATTCGCCCGTCTTCGGCATCATCCTCATCGCGGTGGGTGTGCTCGGCGCGATCATGACGTTCCGCGGCGGCGACAACTCGGGGCTCTTGGAGCGGCTCCTGCCGCCGGTGCAGACGCCCACGGCAAAGACCTTCTTCGCCGGGTTCTTCCTCGGCGTGATCCAGTCGCTGACCTCGGTGCCCTTCTTCGGCGGCATCGCGGTGCTCAGCGTGGGCGGCTTCTCCGTGGCGGTGCGCTACCTAGGCATGTTCTTCTACGCCAGCCTGGCGCTCAGCCTGCCAGCGCTCACGGCGGTCGGGGTGGGTTTTGTTCGCCACTACCCGGAATCGCCTGCGGGACGTGGCTTTGAGTGGATGCGCAACCACGGCGAGGCCGTGAACAACTGGGCGGGCTACATCGTCTCCGCGGTGCTCATCGGCCTCGGCATCGTCCACCTCTGA
- a CDS encoding NADPH-dependent oxidoreductase produces the protein MNPATDVTTDAPTDQLCTAPSAPISNPTIDQQLRHRTIRQYQDKPLPAEVLDTLLTVARHGATSSFFQHFSIIHVTDPAVREQMYLSSGQPYVGGTKADLFVFVIDLHRNAEIRRAAGKDLEPLTRTGVFFQGYQDTMIAAQNMVVAAESMGLGTTYLGSLTNDVERVIEALKLPDYTFPAVGMLVGYPDQTPQFKPRLPRALTVGENAYPELGEHAEELAAYDQTVQEYYDLRDANNRVDSFSNQVANNLGKGPFVESDVRAVLLRQGLCLK, from the coding sequence GTGAACCCAGCCACCGACGTCACCACCGACGCCCCCACCGACCAGCTGTGCACCGCGCCGAGCGCCCCCATCAGCAATCCGACGATCGACCAGCAGCTGCGCCACCGCACCATCCGCCAATATCAGGACAAGCCGCTGCCCGCCGAGGTGCTCGACACCCTGCTCACGGTCGCCCGCCACGGCGCGACCTCCTCCTTCTTCCAGCACTTCAGCATCATCCACGTCACCGACCCGGCGGTGCGCGAGCAGATGTACCTCAGCTCCGGCCAGCCCTACGTCGGCGGCACCAAGGCAGACCTCTTCGTCTTCGTCATCGACCTACACCGCAACGCGGAGATCCGCCGGGCGGCGGGCAAGGACCTCGAGCCGCTCACGCGCACCGGCGTGTTCTTCCAGGGCTACCAGGACACGATGATCGCGGCGCAGAACATGGTGGTGGCGGCCGAGTCCATGGGGCTGGGCACCACCTACCTGGGTTCGCTCACCAACGACGTCGAGCGCGTCATCGAGGCGCTCAAGCTGCCCGACTACACCTTCCCGGCGGTCGGCATGCTGGTGGGCTACCCGGACCAGACCCCGCAGTTCAAGCCGCGCCTGCCGCGGGCGCTGACCGTGGGCGAGAACGCTTACCCGGAGCTCGGCGAGCACGCCGAGGAGCTCGCGGCCTACGACCAGACCGTGCAGGAGTACTACGACCTGCGCGACGCTAACAACCGCGTGGATTCCTTCTCCAACCAGGTGGCCAACAACCTGGGCAAGGGCCCGTTCGTCGAGAGCGACGTGCGGGCGGTCCTCCTCCGCCAGGGGCTGTGCCTGAAGTAG
- a CDS encoding MarR family winged helix-turn-helix transcriptional regulator codes for MTRLTIDTTAEARRNWEAFGWPEAAPGVEALTSVIRSAQLMRQRAEEFLKPFGISFPRYELLAVLMFSRSGAMPMTKASARLHLPAASVTHSVAQLEKSGLVERRPDPKDGRGTLVSITDQGIALVSAATPELNRYFQALGLDAAELEQLKALLNKVRRVHGDVVEGS; via the coding sequence TTGACCCGACTAACCATCGACACCACCGCCGAAGCCCGGCGCAATTGGGAGGCCTTCGGCTGGCCCGAGGCCGCGCCGGGCGTCGAGGCCCTGACCTCCGTCATCCGCAGCGCGCAGCTCATGCGGCAGCGGGCCGAGGAGTTCCTGAAGCCGTTTGGCATCAGCTTCCCGCGCTACGAGCTGCTGGCGGTGCTGATGTTCTCGCGCTCGGGGGCGATGCCCATGACCAAGGCCAGCGCGCGCCTGCACCTGCCCGCGGCCTCGGTCACGCACTCGGTGGCGCAGCTGGAGAAGTCCGGTCTGGTGGAGCGCCGCCCAGATCCCAAGGACGGGCGCGGCACGCTCGTCTCCATCACCGACCAGGGCATCGCGCTGGTGTCCGCCGCGACCCCGGAGCTCAACCGGTATTTCCAGGCGCTTGGCCTCGACGCGGCGGAGCTGGAGCAGCTGAAGGCGCTGCTCAACAAGGTGCGCCGAGTCCACGGGGACGTGGTCGAGGGCTCCTAG
- a CDS encoding TetR/AcrR family transcriptional regulator, protein MPKITAPTVAEHRENQHQLILDAALEAIVESHGSVPTVGEVAKRVGLARSSVYQYVSSKTELVAQLLTRFMRRWEAGVGQAMAQAGEDPRARLEAYVESNLDLFAKWQEDALMHAASQEPEAFRDEQVVAAHEALRPALIDALVAAGIPEREADPYSSLLDSAIHSAARLILEGQDRAAVGRALARFLP, encoded by the coding sequence ATGCCCAAGATCACCGCGCCCACCGTCGCCGAGCACCGCGAGAATCAGCACCAGCTGATCCTCGACGCCGCGCTCGAGGCCATCGTGGAATCCCACGGAAGCGTGCCCACGGTGGGCGAGGTGGCCAAGCGCGTGGGGCTCGCCCGCTCGAGCGTCTACCAGTACGTGTCTTCGAAGACGGAGCTGGTCGCGCAGCTGCTCACGCGCTTCATGCGCAGGTGGGAAGCCGGGGTGGGGCAGGCGATGGCGCAGGCGGGCGAGGACCCCCGCGCCAGGCTCGAGGCCTACGTGGAGTCCAACCTCGATCTCTTTGCCAAGTGGCAGGAGGACGCGCTCATGCACGCGGCGTCCCAGGAGCCGGAGGCATTCCGCGACGAGCAGGTGGTTGCCGCCCACGAGGCCTTGCGGCCCGCGCTTATCGACGCCTTGGTCGCCGCCGGCATCCCGGAGCGCGAGGCGGATCCCTACTCGAGCCTGCTCGACTCGGCCATCCACTCCGCGGCGCGGCTCATCCTGGAGGGCCAGGACCGGGCCGCGGTGGGCCGGGCGCTGGCCCGGTTCCTGCCCTAG
- a CDS encoding TetR/AcrR family transcriptional regulator has translation MTTSSTLSPRQRTLFNQILSDFLAHGFADFTIDKATRDYHCSKSTIYALGRSKEAIVRRILVSFFKEVTRRTELTITPAKTPQACIRDYFDAITTALEPASPAFMSDLASTAIGREIYETNTKAATEKITELIARGMERGDFRPLNAPLVAAIVGHSLEHIQQGDYESVSDAHLAYKELGSLILGGIVA, from the coding sequence ATGACTACCTCATCCACATTGAGCCCCCGGCAGCGAACGCTCTTTAATCAGATCCTCTCCGACTTCCTCGCCCACGGCTTCGCCGACTTCACCATCGACAAGGCCACGAGGGACTATCACTGCTCCAAGTCGACCATTTATGCCCTCGGCCGGAGCAAGGAGGCCATCGTGCGGCGGATACTCGTGAGCTTCTTCAAGGAGGTCACCCGCCGCACGGAGCTGACGATCACCCCCGCCAAGACCCCGCAGGCCTGCATCCGGGACTACTTCGACGCCATCACCACCGCGCTCGAGCCCGCGTCACCTGCGTTTATGTCGGACCTGGCAAGCACCGCGATCGGCAGGGAGATCTACGAGACCAACACGAAGGCGGCGACGGAGAAGATCACCGAGCTCATCGCCCGCGGGATGGAGCGCGGGGATTTCCGCCCGCTCAACGCCCCGCTCGTGGCCGCGATCGTGGGACATAGCCTCGAGCACATCCAGCAGGGCGACTACGAATCGGTCTCCGACGCCCACCTGGCCTACAAGGAGCTGGGCTCGCTCATCCTCGGTGGGATCGTAGCCTAA
- a CDS encoding 3-hydroxyisobutyryl-CoA hydrolase: MTNEAAPEVLVERRGKAGIITLNRPRALNALNYPMVLEMDRALKGFREDDGVELVILRGAGERALCAGGDIAELYRDAKEGGREGAQFWRDEYQLNHDIASFPKPYVAIMHGIVLGGGIGVSAHGSHRVVTDSTRVGMPETGIGFNPDVGGSFLLANAPHNLGIHLGLTGVHVGAAEAIAAGMADVYVPEARIEELVEALATDGIGALQGFAGDPGEAFGGEVEVIEAAYAHDTVEEILAALDASDAAFAADAAKRIRRNSPVAVKVTLEYIRNAEGKTLKEALEEEFIVSNNMHSYPDFVEGVRAQIIHKDRNPQWTPPTLADVEKQLVEGILGELQATDIEPLTIT; encoded by the coding sequence ATGACGAACGAAGCAGCACCCGAGGTCCTCGTCGAACGCCGCGGCAAGGCCGGAATCATCACGCTCAATCGGCCCAGGGCGCTCAACGCGCTCAACTACCCGATGGTCCTCGAGATGGACAGGGCGCTGAAGGGCTTCCGCGAGGACGACGGCGTCGAGCTGGTCATCCTCCGCGGGGCGGGCGAGCGCGCGCTGTGCGCGGGCGGCGACATCGCCGAGCTCTACCGCGACGCTAAGGAGGGCGGGCGCGAGGGCGCGCAGTTCTGGCGGGACGAGTATCAGCTCAACCACGACATCGCGAGCTTTCCCAAGCCGTACGTGGCCATCATGCACGGCATCGTCCTGGGCGGCGGCATCGGCGTGTCCGCCCACGGCTCCCACCGCGTCGTCACCGACTCCACCCGCGTGGGCATGCCCGAGACCGGCATCGGCTTCAATCCCGACGTCGGCGGCTCGTTCCTACTGGCCAACGCGCCACACAACCTCGGGATCCACCTGGGGCTGACCGGCGTCCACGTCGGCGCCGCCGAGGCGATCGCCGCGGGCATGGCCGACGTCTACGTCCCGGAGGCGCGCATCGAGGAGCTCGTCGAGGCGCTGGCCACCGACGGCATCGGCGCGCTCCAGGGGTTCGCTGGGGACCCCGGCGAGGCCTTCGGCGGGGAGGTCGAGGTAATCGAGGCGGCCTACGCGCACGACACCGTCGAGGAAATCCTCGCTGCCCTCGACGCCTCCGACGCCGCGTTCGCGGCCGACGCAGCCAAGCGCATCCGGCGCAACAGCCCCGTGGCGGTGAAGGTCACCCTCGAGTACATTCGCAACGCCGAGGGCAAAACCTTGAAGGAGGCGCTGGAGGAGGAGTTCATCGTCTCCAACAACATGCATTCCTACCCGGACTTCGTCGAGGGGGTCCGCGCCCAGATCATCCACAAGGACCGCAATCCGCAGTGGACGCCGCCAACCTTGGCCGACGTCGAAAAGCAACTGGTAGAAGGCATCCTCGGCGAGCTGCAAGCGACCGACATCGAACCACTGACCATCACTTAG
- a CDS encoding enoyl-CoA hydratase, which translates to MTYENILVDVRGRVATITLNRPKALNALNDATMREIVAAGRELDVDPGIGCIVVTGSEKAFAAGADIKEMASMGATDMYTSNWFAGWEDFTRLRTPVIAAVNGYALGGGCELAMMCDFIIAGDRAKFGQPEINLGVIPGMGGSQRLTRAVGKAKAMEMCLTGRMMGAEEAERAGLVARVVPADSLLEEVAATAELIASKSLVASQMVKEAVNAAFETTLAQGINFERRLFHSGFASNDQAEGMAAFVEKRDPTFTHS; encoded by the coding sequence ATGACCTACGAAAACATCCTCGTCGACGTGCGCGGGCGCGTCGCCACCATCACCCTCAACCGCCCGAAGGCGCTCAACGCGCTCAACGACGCGACCATGCGCGAGATCGTCGCCGCGGGCCGCGAGCTCGACGTCGACCCGGGCATCGGCTGCATCGTCGTCACCGGCTCCGAGAAGGCCTTCGCCGCGGGCGCGGACATCAAGGAGATGGCGTCGATGGGCGCCACCGACATGTACACGAGCAACTGGTTCGCCGGCTGGGAGGACTTCACCCGCCTGCGTACCCCGGTCATCGCCGCGGTCAACGGCTACGCCCTCGGCGGCGGCTGCGAGCTGGCCATGATGTGCGACTTCATCATCGCCGGCGACCGCGCCAAGTTCGGCCAGCCGGAGATCAACCTGGGCGTGATCCCGGGCATGGGCGGCAGCCAGCGGCTCACCCGCGCGGTGGGCAAGGCCAAGGCCATGGAGATGTGCCTGACCGGCCGCATGATGGGGGCCGAGGAAGCCGAGCGCGCGGGGCTCGTGGCCCGCGTCGTGCCCGCGGATTCGCTGCTGGAGGAGGTGGCAGCCACCGCCGAGCTCATCGCGTCGAAGTCGCTGGTCGCCTCCCAGATGGTGAAGGAGGCCGTCAACGCCGCCTTCGAGACGACGCTCGCGCAGGGCATCAACTTCGAGCGCCGCCTGTTCCACTCGGGCTTTGCCTCCAACGACCAGGCGGAGGGCATGGCGGCCTTCGTCGAGAAGCGGGACCCCACGTTCACCCACAGCTAG
- a CDS encoding acetyl-CoA C-acyltransferase yields the protein MKSPDDVVIVGVARTPFGRLLGSLAGLKATELGGIAIRGALERAGVSGDEVDAVIFGQVLQAGVGQNPTKQAALAGGVREEAHTLTVNKVCLSGLTAVIDGARLLRSGEATVVVAGGMESMTNAPHLASVRAGVKFGPATMVDHMEYDGLSSAYDGVSMGALSEDFSELHPVTREEQDQLSAWSHQRAHATAEAGGFDEEIVPVTIKTRKGEITVTRDEGVRPDATAESLGALRPAFKKEGTITAGNSSQISDGAAAVVLTTRAHAEQKGLTILAAVRAPGQIAGPDHSLQQKPAQALQVALDREGWLASDLDLVEINEAFAAVAVHSARVLGLNTDIVNPQGGAVALGHPIGASGARLAGHAALQLAAGKASRAGIALCGGGGQGEALLLEAE from the coding sequence ATGAAGTCTCCTGATGACGTTGTAATCGTAGGTGTCGCGCGCACCCCCTTCGGCAGGCTCCTGGGCTCGCTCGCGGGGCTCAAGGCCACCGAGCTGGGCGGGATCGCCATCCGCGGGGCGCTCGAGCGCGCCGGGGTGTCCGGCGACGAGGTGGACGCCGTGATCTTCGGCCAGGTGCTGCAGGCGGGCGTGGGCCAGAACCCCACCAAGCAGGCGGCCCTGGCGGGCGGCGTGCGCGAGGAGGCCCACACGCTCACCGTCAACAAGGTCTGCCTGTCCGGGCTCACGGCCGTCATCGATGGCGCGCGCCTGCTGCGCTCCGGCGAGGCCACCGTCGTCGTCGCGGGCGGCATGGAGTCCATGACCAATGCCCCGCACCTGGCCAGCGTGCGCGCCGGGGTGAAGTTCGGCCCCGCCACCATGGTCGACCACATGGAGTACGACGGCCTGAGCAGCGCCTACGACGGCGTCTCCATGGGCGCGCTCAGCGAGGACTTCTCCGAGCTGCACCCGGTCACGCGCGAGGAGCAGGATCAGCTGTCCGCCTGGTCCCACCAGCGCGCCCACGCCACCGCCGAGGCCGGCGGCTTCGACGAAGAGATCGTCCCGGTGACCATCAAGACCCGCAAGGGCGAGATCACCGTCACCCGCGACGAGGGCGTGCGCCCCGACGCCACCGCCGAGAGCCTTGGCGCCCTGCGCCCGGCCTTCAAGAAGGAGGGCACGATCACCGCCGGAAACTCCTCGCAGATCTCCGACGGCGCCGCCGCCGTCGTGCTCACCACCCGCGCCCACGCGGAGCAGAAGGGGCTGACCATCCTCGCCGCCGTGCGCGCGCCGGGCCAGATCGCGGGCCCCGACCACTCCCTGCAGCAAAAGCCCGCGCAGGCCCTGCAGGTCGCCCTCGACCGCGAGGGCTGGCTGGCCTCCGACCTCGACCTCGTCGAGATCAACGAGGCCTTCGCCGCCGTGGCCGTGCACTCGGCGCGGGTGCTGGGGCTCAATACCGACATCGTCAACCCCCAGGGCGGCGCCGTGGCGCTCGGCCACCCGATCGGCGCCTCCGGTGCCCGCCTGGCGGGTCACGCGGCGCTCCAGCTTGCCGCCGGGAAGGCCTCCCGCGCCGGGATCGCCCTGTGTGGCGGCGGCGGCCAGGGCGAGGCGCTCCTGCTCGAGGCCGAGTAA
- a CDS encoding ABC transporter ATP-binding protein codes for MTTALELTNVSKSYGDGDSTVTALDHVDLTVGRGEFVAIVGPSGSGKSTLLAIAGALTTPDDGEVTIGGEPLGGKKDKELTALRKEHIGFVFQSGNLPSALTSREQLVLAARIIGKAGSKSPEELLDAVGMGHKAGSRPGTLSGGERQRVGIARALVGDPDLLLVDEPTAALDQQKSQEIVRLLAEETHAGGVGTVMVTHDHDILGHCDRVYEMVDGRLRPYR; via the coding sequence ATGACCACCGCACTCGAACTCACCAACGTGAGCAAGTCCTACGGCGACGGCGACTCGACCGTCACCGCCCTCGACCACGTCGACCTCACCGTCGGCAGGGGAGAGTTCGTCGCCATCGTCGGCCCCTCCGGCAGCGGCAAGTCCACCCTGCTTGCCATCGCGGGGGCGCTGACCACCCCGGATGACGGCGAGGTCACCATCGGCGGCGAGCCGCTTGGCGGGAAGAAGGACAAGGAGCTCACCGCCCTGCGCAAGGAGCACATCGGCTTCGTGTTCCAGTCCGGCAACCTGCCCTCGGCGCTGACCAGCCGCGAGCAGCTCGTCTTGGCGGCCAGGATCATCGGAAAGGCCGGCAGCAAGTCGCCCGAGGAGCTTCTCGACGCCGTTGGCATGGGCCACAAGGCCGGAAGCAGGCCGGGCACCCTGTCCGGCGGCGAGCGCCAGCGGGTCGGCATCGCCCGCGCGCTGGTCGGGGATCCCGACCTGCTGCTCGTCGACGAGCCCACCGCGGCGCTTGACCAGCAGAAATCACAAGAAATCGTGCGGCTGCTCGCCGAGGAGACGCACGCGGGCGGGGTGGGCACCGTCATGGTCACCCACGACCACGACATCCTAGGCCACTGCGACCGCGTCTACGAGATGGTCGACGGCCGGCTGCGCCCCTACCGCTAG
- a CDS encoding ABC transporter permease, whose product MFLALREIWFARARFLMVGGVLALMSILIVIISGLSAGLVNDGVSSLKAAGAQAVAFEEGTKSDSAFTRSVLDLSATEKWKEVAGVEDAAPLGLSIVNAKNSDGTPVDLTLFGVQPGSFLDPAPAEGESIPALAARTDGQPTPTAHEVVVSETLKEEGLKLGDTLTLDRLGTTLTVVGFTDNQRTFGHVDVAYLPIDVWQEVHAGARAGEAARPEAYSEASVVVIRGKNFDLSAVPGTDARPMKTAYESSPGYLAESMTMSLIQWFLYAIAALVTGAFFLVWTIQRAGDIAVMRAMGATKGFLLRDSLGQAFMILVASILVGVAIALAMASWLETTAMPFAIEAGPVATGTALLFVFGMIGAAVAVLQVTRTDPLSALGENR is encoded by the coding sequence ATGTTCTTAGCTTTGCGTGAAATATGGTTCGCGCGGGCACGATTCCTCATGGTCGGTGGTGTGTTGGCGCTCATGTCCATCCTCATCGTCATCATCTCGGGTCTGTCCGCAGGTTTGGTCAACGACGGCGTCTCCTCACTGAAGGCGGCAGGTGCCCAGGCGGTCGCGTTCGAGGAGGGGACGAAGTCGGACTCCGCCTTCACCCGCTCGGTGCTCGATCTCTCGGCGACGGAGAAGTGGAAGGAGGTCGCAGGCGTCGAGGACGCGGCGCCGCTGGGCCTGTCCATCGTGAATGCCAAGAATTCCGACGGCACCCCGGTCGACCTCACCCTCTTCGGCGTGCAGCCCGGGTCCTTCCTCGACCCCGCGCCGGCCGAGGGCGAGTCAATCCCCGCCCTCGCCGCGCGCACCGACGGCCAGCCCACCCCGACCGCGCACGAGGTCGTGGTCTCCGAGACCCTCAAGGAGGAGGGCCTGAAGCTCGGCGACACGCTCACCCTCGATCGCCTGGGAACCACGCTCACCGTGGTCGGGTTCACCGACAACCAGCGCACCTTCGGGCACGTCGACGTGGCCTACCTTCCCATCGACGTCTGGCAGGAGGTCCACGCGGGCGCCCGCGCCGGCGAGGCCGCCCGCCCCGAGGCGTACTCGGAGGCCAGCGTGGTCGTGATCCGCGGCAAGAACTTCGATCTTTCCGCCGTCCCGGGCACCGACGCCCGCCCGATGAAGACGGCCTACGAGTCCTCGCCCGGCTACCTCGCCGAGTCGATGACGATGTCGCTCATCCAGTGGTTCCTCTACGCCATCGCGGCGCTGGTCACCGGCGCCTTCTTCCTCGTGTGGACGATCCAGCGCGCGGGCGACATCGCCGTCATGCGGGCCATGGGCGCCACCAAGGGCTTCCTCCTGCGCGATAGCCTCGGGCAGGCCTTCATGATCCTGGTTGCCTCGATCCTCGTCGGCGTGGCCATCGCGTTGGCCATGGCCTCCTGGCTCGAGACCACCGCGATGCCGTTCGCGATCGAGGCCGGGCCCGTGGCCACCGGCACGGCGTTGCTGTTCGTCTTCGGCATGATCGGCGCCGCCGTCGCCGTCCTGCAAGTTACCCGCACCGATCCGCTGTCCGCACTGGGGGAGAACCGATGA
- a CDS encoding AMP-binding protein — protein sequence MSTTTTVAEQFAQARDFLVRNQTDYEAARAGFEWPRFEHFNFALDWFDHLATDEASKDREALVICEIDGTSTRRTFAKLSRRSNQLANWLIDKGVQRGDRVMLMLNNQVELWECMLACIKAGFVLNPATAMLGGADLQDRTERAGISWVVANAEDAEKFQEVTGEFTMIQVGDEPDAQTAHPTLRYSDSYSASEEFTPTQETPADETLLLYFTSGTTSKAKLVEHTHTSYPVGHLTTMYWIGLQPGDVHLNVAAPGWAKHAWSNFFAPWIAGATVFLYNYTRFDAAALMDKMDEEAVTSFCAPPTVWRMLVQADLGRMKNPPKKLVAAGEPLNPELISTIEKAWKTSVRDGFGQTETTLQVANTPGQLVKPGSMGRPLPGMEVVLIDPATDEIGDHGEICLKIDPRPVGLTPGYFGDPDKNAEVFRDGYYHTGDTAERDADGYIFYIGRADDVFKASDYRLSPFELESVVIEHAAVAEVAVVPSPDPIRLAVPKAYVALAPGYEPNAEVAEAILKHCRDGLAPYKRIRRLEFYELPKTVSGKIRRVDLRKREKEIHAADEGATTASTEYSDADFPSLKG from the coding sequence ATGTCCACCACCACGACTGTTGCTGAGCAGTTCGCCCAGGCGCGCGACTTCCTCGTGCGCAACCAGACCGACTACGAGGCGGCCCGCGCAGGCTTCGAGTGGCCCCGCTTCGAGCACTTCAACTTCGCCCTCGACTGGTTCGACCACCTGGCCACCGACGAGGCCTCCAAGGATCGCGAGGCGCTGGTCATCTGCGAGATCGACGGCACCAGCACCCGCCGCACCTTCGCCAAGCTCTCCCGCCGCTCCAACCAGCTGGCCAACTGGCTCATCGATAAGGGCGTGCAGCGCGGCGACCGCGTGATGCTCATGCTCAACAACCAGGTCGAGCTGTGGGAGTGCATGCTCGCCTGCATCAAGGCCGGCTTCGTCCTCAACCCCGCCACCGCGATGCTCGGCGGCGCCGACCTCCAGGACCGCACCGAGCGCGCGGGCATCTCCTGGGTCGTGGCCAACGCCGAGGACGCCGAGAAGTTCCAAGAGGTGACCGGCGAGTTCACCATGATCCAGGTCGGCGACGAGCCGGACGCGCAGACGGCGCACCCGACCCTGCGCTACAGCGACTCCTACTCCGCCTCCGAGGAGTTCACCCCGACCCAGGAGACCCCTGCGGACGAGACCCTGCTGCTCTACTTCACCTCCGGCACCACCTCCAAGGCGAAGCTGGTCGAGCACACCCACACCTCCTACCCCGTCGGCCACCTGACCACCATGTACTGGATCGGCCTCCAGCCGGGCGACGTGCACCTCAACGTGGCCGCCCCGGGCTGGGCCAAGCACGCGTGGTCGAACTTCTTCGCGCCGTGGATCGCGGGAGCGACCGTGTTCCTGTACAACTACACCCGCTTCGACGCCGCGGCGCTTATGGACAAGATGGACGAGGAGGCGGTCACCAGCTTCTGCGCCCCGCCGACCGTGTGGCGCATGCTCGTCCAGGCGGATCTCGGCCGGATGAAGAACCCGCCGAAGAAGCTCGTCGCCGCCGGCGAGCCGCTCAACCCAGAGCTCATCTCCACCATTGAGAAGGCCTGGAAGACCTCCGTCCGCGACGGCTTCGGCCAGACCGAGACCACCCTTCAGGTGGCCAACACCCCGGGCCAGCTGGTCAAGCCGGGCTCCATGGGCCGCCCGCTGCCGGGCATGGAGGTCGTGCTCATCGACCCGGCCACCGACGAGATCGGCGACCACGGCGAGATCTGCCTGAAGATCGACCCGCGCCCGGTGGGGCTCACCCCCGGCTACTTCGGCGACCCGGACAAGAACGCCGAGGTCTTCCGCGACGGCTACTACCACACCGGCGACACCGCCGAGCGCGACGCGGACGGCTACATCTTCTACATCGGCCGCGCCGACGACGTGTTCAAGGCCTCCGACTACCGCCTGTCCCCGTTCGAGCTCGAGTCCGTGGTCATCGAGCACGCGGCGGTCGCCGAGGTCGCCGTCGTGCCGTCGCCGGACCCCATCCGCCTGGCGGTGCCCAAGGCCTACGTCGCGCTGGCGCCGGGCTACGAGCCCAACGCCGAGGTCGCCGAGGCGATCCTCAAGCACTGCCGCGACGGCCTGGCCCCGTACAAGCGCATCCGCCGCCTGGAGTTCTACGAGCTCCCGAAGACGGTCTCGGGCAAGATCCGCCGCGTGGACCTGCGCAAGCGCGAGAAGGAGATCCACGCCGCCGACGAGGGCGCGACCACCGCGAGCACCGAGTACTCGGATGCGGACTTCCCGTCGCTCAAGGGCTAA